The following DNA comes from Odocoileus virginianus isolate 20LAN1187 ecotype Illinois chromosome 34, Ovbor_1.2, whole genome shotgun sequence.
GCTtgcagccccctcccaccttaGAGGTACACAGACAGGGCTCCAGCCCCACACCGCcggggggaaggaggggagggctgTGCGGGATCCGGAGGCTGGAGCcgagggaggagaaagaagtggATTTTGCGCAAAGCGATCCAACGACTCGGTTTCCCCACTCTGCACTCTTCTGTGCAAACACCTCTAAGGACAGGCAGGACCAGGAAGGGAGTTGGAGGGAAGGGGTTGTGAGTGAGACAAACGGAGAGTTTTTGGCGGATGCAGAGAGTAGGGAAGGGGGCTGACCTCACATTTTCTCAGTGCCGTTTTCTCAGTGCCATGACAGAAAAGACACTGGTCTGACGCCACCCTGACATCCCAGACCCGAGCGCTCTTCTATCCCTGCTGCCTAAGCAATCACATGGGGCAAGGTATATAGAATCCTCTTCTGTAGCCCTCCTTGCCTCAGACTTCTTCTGTCTGCAGAAAAAGTCACCGTGTCTCATTACTAAAAGAGAATTTCCAACCCTTCAATCCTGCCTGGAACAAGAGTGATTCCTTCTCtgaaaaagagatgagaaacaaACTTTTAGAGAGGATATGTATTCCCTTTATTTCATATTCCCTTATTTCTCCTGTAGTAGAAGCTTTATTTACATCTAATTTCTAGCTTGCTGACAAAGAGGCACAGGAAGTTGTGGTGTCcagaaaagtcaaagaaagacaagggTGACATTCCATATATGAATCTCATAGGTTTGGAGTTTTTAATTATTGGCTTTATCTCCAGCCTTCCTCTATGTGCTTCTCAGTAGAAGATTGTGAAAACCAAGTATTTGTATTATTTCAGTGTATCCTAGTGTAGACATTCCAGGAAAAACTACATAGACATCTGGAACTGGAATGGTTCATAGAGGATTATTGATATGCTTTAAAATTTGATAATTCACTTTTAAATCCATAAATGTTTCTACTTTAttcataaattttgttttgtctttgtttttaagtaaTGTTAACACAAATTCTGAAGTAATTCTTCATAGGTATATTTGTCTGCATATGTATCTTTTAATTACTAACACTATCATTAAAGATCCCCAGTTGGTTGTAGAAAGCTATATCCTTGGTGAACAGGGATCAGGGGGAGGTAGGGAGCTTGGAAAGAACATTTAATTCcaatattatttttatcacttgTCTTGAAAACATAGCACTGGTAAACTCCACTAATCATAGATGATTTTGCCAAtgttcagtattatttttatcttttttatgttgAAGGATATAATTTCAGCAATAAAATGTTATACAGATCTCCTACAGAATAATAAAAAAGTTTCACCACATATTCTTCTATGAACTAATATATTAATTCACCCATATTCAGCCGAAATCTGTCTGCCATTATTCAGTCTCTTGAGGACACACAGAACCAGTCTAAACTTACTCATGTTAAAGACAAATAAGCACAGTATAATAAGTCCTTGCCTTAAAGTCAGATCCTTTTGTGAACCTTAGATTTGTAACTTAAACTTTTTAGCTGTAGGAATTTGGATATGTTTCTTTACCTGACTGAATGACAGCATTCTCATCAGTGGAAAAAAATGAGCAATATCTCATATGACTTTTCccaggattaaatgaaatacataATGCAATTGAGTGATTTAATAAATAAGTCATTGTGATTATActtcatatatttgaaaataactgagTAGTCTCTTCTGCCAATTAAACATTACCTTCCTTAGACTGGGTCTTAAAAGATGTAGCTTTGAATTCTTTCAGGAATTGGCCTCTTTTCTAGTCACATTATAATTTGTAGATCTGCTCTTAAAACAGTGTTCTAAGGATAGCCTGACCAATCAACACTGAACAATATTATAAACTTCCTTTTTCTACCATCACAGGTTTTGAAAGTtccattcactttttatttttgaagttgcattactcttttgtctccttctaGGTCTAATATTGgcaaaatttcttaaatatgatCCAAGttagttcaacaaatatttgatgatCTACTTTGAACCAAGtgctggaatttaaaaagataagtaCACTTATTTTTGACCACAGAAGCTTACCTCTTATCCTTGGTGAGTCATTATTTTTCCTGTTGTATAAATTAATAACAGTTTTAGAAGGATCAAAGTGCAACACTgtagattcttttattttaaaattacatttaattagAGCTGGTTCATAATTCAAATCCAAGAAGATCCTTTAAAGTGATGattctatcatttttttaatgcatacttCTTATTTTGTATACCTATTTACTCTGCCAGCTTTATATAGGTTCCTCAAGACATGCTCAATCACTGCATAGTAGAATGTCTCTCTTTGGCTTTGTCTGTGTGCAaaagacatacatacatatatatatgtgtgtgtatatgcacatatgttATTTGTATATGAggaatgtttatctttttattgatatttcttcttagcctacattttctatttaaagaaagaaaaatttatcaTATCAGTCAAGATTTACCACTACTATAAAACCCATATCatacattttttcataaaaatatttacttcaaacAACACATTCAGTATTAGCTAAGCTATATCATAGACAAATACTAAATGTTCCCCTCTTcttgaatttcaaatatatattagtTTTAGTTATTCGTTggcttccctgacagttcagttggtaaagaatccgcctgcaatgcaggagatcctggttcaaattctgagtctggaagatcccctggagaagggataggctacctactccagtatgctcaggcctctcttgtggctcagctggtaaagaatccatctgtactgaaggagacctggatttgacccctgggttgggaagatgccgtggagaggggaaaggctaccccctccagtattctggcctggagaacttcatgggctatataatccatgggatcacaaagagtcggaaatgactgagcgactttcactttagttGTTAATACAATTGTCATCATCCCACACTTGTTTTAATATCTTGATTGTGATTTTTTTGGAGCATGGTTGCTAATGAAACACATGATTAATAACTATTAATAagaaatacagatataaatacTACACATGAAACTATTACAGTGTTTTGAAGTTCAAGTGAAAAAGGACATTCAAGGTTACATTAGAAGaacattttatgtatttgtttacagattttttgttatttagtaTCAAAACTAATGAGATTCTAAATGcattttattacaatattatcCTTGATCTCTGTATTGATGCATAAATATCCAGAGAAATGGAACAGATATCCTTACTtgcatggaaaaaataaaacaaataaaaatttcacagcTACCTTAACTTGATAACCTGAGAGAGACCTCTGAGATAGAGACATCTGGGATAAATCAGAAAACAGCTCAAAATCTAGGGTCTGCTATTTACCTCCTTAGTTAAGGAAGTGATTTTGTTACTTACTTAGAAACTTAGTAAAGTTACTAATGCTTCCTGAAACTGGATTTCCTCCTCTGgtaaattatacacacacacacacacacacacatacacacatgtttctcagttgtgtctgactctttgcgaccccatggactgtagtctgtcaggctcctctgtgcgtggaattctccaggcaagaatactgtagtgggtaaccattcccttctccaagggatcttcctgacccagggatcaaactcaggtctcctgcattgcaggcagattctttactgtctgagccagcagggaatcatatacatatatgtatgtatatatatatatgtatatatgcatatatatgatatatatgtatatatatatatgaatccaCCCCAAAGGGGCTTTGCAGAACTGCTTGTATATGaatttgtcctttgccttttggCTTTTTAGATTTTGTTATATGTGGCTTGGAGATTAGCAAGAAGAGTTATTGaaattattatgtaatatttatgATCATAGAATTAATCATAAAAAGTCTGATTCTTTTAAGAGACTGAAGATGGTGTCTGTGAGTTCGACTCAATGGACTCTCAATTCATCCAAGCATCTAGTTTAAGTGATTCATAAGCCTAAAtatctttcttaaaatatgaagGAATTTCAATTCTTGAATCTTGAGATCATGGCCATTAAGAGAACAGACACAAGCAATGATTTTATTCTCTCATACAGTTATTAACTATTGAAGCTTTTATTTCTAaggtattttaaagattttatccGGTAACCTGATTTCCAACTGAGAGATTCTCCACCAGCCTCAGCTTTCTCTGCTGTACAATGGAGTACCTCTCACAGGGATGGTACAGTCCACATGTAGTTTGCTTTAATACATGCCTGATTATCTGTTAGGTATGATTGACTGCAGAATACAATTTAATGTTCTGTTACAAAAATTGAGTTCAAATCTACAGACTTAAAAATGACTTTCTGTAtaaattctttcagttcagttctaaaacattaaaatatgttttatcaacaatttaaattctttttttttttttttttttttagagcagagAACAAGTTTATTTGGTGAATGCTGATGGCAGACATATCCAAGAGAGAGAATCTGGGGAAAATACTGTGACGAGCCTAGGAAGCCTCCAGGCTACATACAGTCTCCCACAAGGACGGTGCAGTGTCCACGCACACTGGGGACATCCTCAGCCATTCAGCACCATGCGGACAAGCTCTTCGTAGTTGATACAACCGTTGCTGTCCTCATGCCCTGCCACCAGCATCTCTActtcttcctctgtcatcttctcacCCAGTGTGACAAGAACGTGCCGGATCTCAGCGCCCATGACGGTGCCATTCCCTTCCTTGTCAAACACCCGAAGGCCTTCCACATAGTCCTCGTAGGTGCCCTGGTCCTTGTTCTTGGCCACAGTCTGCAGCATGGGCAGGAAGTGCTCAAAGTCCAGTACCTTCACGTTCATCTCATCACTCTTGGGGTTCCCCAGGACTTTGAGCACCTCGGCGTTGGTGGGATTCTGGCCCAGGGCCCTCATCACGTCCCCACACTGACTGTACAGGATCTTGCCATCCCCCGTTCGGTCAAACAGCTGGAAGGCCTCCTTGAACTCTGCGGTCTGATCCTCGGTGAAGTCACACATCTTGACGCTCGGCTCTGCGGGACCTTTTCCTGCAGTAATGGCTAACAATTTAAATTCTTAAAGTGAAGTGTAAAAAATCATGTGCATTCTACAGAAGTTTAACTACTTTCTAACAACcacccctttctcttcttccttgacttagaaacaatcatttaaaaaatgttttctccataaatttttaaaattttcttttccttacattttaaaaattataaacagttTTAGATATAAAGCTGAACATTTGAGTCCATTAAGTCCATTGAGTTTTAAGACTTCTGCTATCACAAATATTGGTGTAATAAATATTCCTGAGGTtttcacatttttgccaatgtGTCTTAGATAgattcctggagttatttctggaTCAAAGGCAAATGCATGCAATTTTTCTAGTTATTATTAAACGTCTCTCCTTgggaattttacattttttggctCTAATAGAAATACATAAGGATGCCCGATTCTTCATTGATTTAACAACAAACCATGGTTTtaacttttgtgatttttgtcATTCTAGTTGAGGAGAAATAGTATACCAATGtagtttgaatttttatatttcttctcagTGAGATCAAACATCTTTCCTTAGAGTTGGAACatttgcctttaattttctttgggtTCTCTGTTCAGTTTTCTATTCACGAAAAAAATGGGACCACTAGtctttttccttgtttgttttagGAGCTCTTTACATATTAAGAATATTAACACATTAGTAAATATTTTCCCTtgtttgtcatttgtcttttttatttactcatggtatcttttgctatgcaaaaagCACCTTTTATCTTCCATATTCaagtttattcatattttcttatattgCTTCTGGACTTTGACTAGGTAGTCAAATTTTCTGATTCCAAGAGTATGGAGGAACttaatcatatttatttctaGTATAGCCTgttttgtttatataatttaCCTCTTaaatttattctcatttataGTATAAGTAATGGatataattttaatcattttttattataactCCACTtactaaaaagtttatttttcttttcagacttGAGATGTCACctttattgttttctatattttatgtgtatatatacgtaATTGGGTTTTTTCCTGAATGTTTTATTATGTTCCATTTATCTGTCTTTTTATGCAACACTGTTATGGGAATTCACAgtgtattttaataaatgataaaactaGTCAGTCCCCCATTTTTTTCCAGTATCtatatttgtttgtcttttctaatgaacttTATAGCTTAGCTTGTCaagttctagaaaagaaaaacatgatgaTTTTTATTGGTGTTattgtattgttttaaaattacctCAGGGAAAACTGATCTACTTATGATGTTGATTTTTCTTATCTAATTGCAGgttatatcttttcatttgtttgcattTACTTTTGCAACATTTAAGGGTATTTTATAGATTTCCTCAGAGAGGTGTGGATAGTCTTCTTAAAGTTTAGGCTAgatattactgttattattattttgggtGCTATAAGTGTGATCTTTTTCCATTAAATCTTCTATATATACAAATcttttatatgtacatatgatATTGCTATTTGTATGTTAACTTTTTCACCTGCTACTTTGTTAAACTCCCTTGTTGTTCATGacaattttttggggggtggatTTCAACTCATTTTTGCACGTggttacatattttaaatcataGTAATAGGAAAATTACTTCactttcaaaattcaaaactcCAGAAAACTTTTCAGAAATGCACAGTACATAAAGGACCTTTATGCTCAATGAGCCTAGCAGTAATACATCCAAGGTCATAGCTTACAGTGAAGTCTCTGCTTAGCTGGGCTATTTTCTAAATTCAGCGTAAGCAGGTTGTAAATCACTTTACCTTGAATAACCATTAAATTTCCTTTAAGGTATTATGCACATAGTTTTGTATATAGGATCCCACATGTAGCATTTATCAAATCCTCTTATTTTCTGTAAGTACATATTTTTACTTGGCTCTCAattaatctttcatttttcatgacaTTCACTAGCCTGACCAGCATTTTGTTAGTTGTAATAAACTcctaaaatgttaaattatgttttgccttttcttataATCTTTAAGTGGCTTCTCATCTTACTTAGAGCAAAATCAAAGTTCTTTCAAGGGCCTACAAAGGCCTAAAGGATCTGTGTCCCAATCACCTCCCTCCAccacctctgtgaccccatatTCTACcagtttctctcattttctccatcTTGCCTCATGGACATTTCActtgaaatatttcttctattaATAAATGCCCCAATGACTCACCCCTTCACCTCCTTAAGGTATCTGATCAATTAGATCAAAGAGATCAATAACCCTGTTCTTGACCACTCTTTTCAAGCAGCCTCCATACTGTTGATGCGCCATTGGCCCCATTTTCACCCCTCCCTGTGTCTATTACTCTTGattctccatctttctctctcaGTGGGTGGGGTCACCTACACTGTTCTTTGAGTCCAGGCACTGTAATATGACTCTCTTTGCTAGTGAATTAGAAGTGACAATATGCCAATTCTGAGTCTAGGTCTCAGGAAGCCTTGGCTGTCTGCACTTGCTCCTCACATGCCTTCCAACGCCTTGAGAACCTGCTAGGACTGGTCTGCTGTAGGTTGAGAAACACATGGGTTAGAGCTGAGTTGGTGCAATCATCTCAGCTGAGGTCAACCTTGATCATCCTGCAGCCAGCCAACCCCAGCAGAGATCAGCATAGTTGACACATGTGCAACTAACACCTATTGTTGAATACGGCGATATTGTGGTAATAGTTAACTAACAGACACAGCGTTGCAACTTTATTTTTACTCCACAGCATTAAGCTTTATTTACCACTTCTCACCATCCACactaatatatgtattttagttGAGCATGTAGTGTTTTTGACtttcttgttgctcagtcactatgtctgactctttgcaaccccagggactgtagcacgccaggcttccctatcctttgcTATTTCATATTAATTTCATGAAGGCATAAATGAATTTTTCTGGCATAAAGTAAGTTCTTCATAAACATTTGTCATATGAATAAATTCACAAaacttattttcacattttgccAGCATGCATTGATTGTTTTAGGTACTTGAATGGCATTGCTAATAGAATTTTTCAAACTAGTTATTTCCTCTCACATACTTGTACTGGGGATTTAAATTAAATGTACAAAACTGTCTCTCAGTTCTCCTTGGAATTTCATGCACCATTCTTTGAAAGTATTCTGACTGCAACTGGTTGTTACTCATTACATAAATTTCTTCagtattcttattttctctgGGCTTTTGACTGCCTTTAAATAGAAGGAATCAAAATGTTTAGAGTCCAAGGATAATGCCCACTTGAAAACTCTCCTCCCCTTTTTTGAAGGTCTAAATGATTGAAGATATTGAGCAATAAATATTGCTAAACAAATTTACTCACATTTCAGgtatttctagaaaatatttcaaagagtctatttttgtttttaaacattgctGAAGATGAGTAAGtttaagggaagaaaaatttAGTTgattgaaatgaaattaaaaacatagacCCACTTTGACTAAAAATCTGATTTTGAATGTATTAATAAGTTTCCAGCTTGGCTCATAGGTGCTAGAATGTGACATTATTTGCCACTTTAACTGTTCGGAAGTATGATATCCTAGAAGGGCTCTGAAAACAGATGTCATCATATATGCCATTCTGCCAACAGTGGAAGCTCTGTAAATTGTATTTCAGTCTTAATCTACCCAGCAATTCAGAGGAAGGAAAGCAATGTAGCCTGTGATGTCTAAACCAAGGTCCTCAATCTCCAGGATTtaatacctgatgatctgaggtggagccgaTGTAATAAtgtagtaatagaaataaaatacattccaAAAAGCTTTGGGACTGCTGAACTATACCAAAGGTTGGTTATCTACCTTCTGCTTCCATTTGAACAGTATAATTTGATAATTTATAAGGTATGGAAAATTCTTATCATGACAGCAATTGGAAgacaaatgtttatttctgttgACTTTTACTTGCTTGAGATTATTTCAGAAGCTTGTCAAATACTCAAGatcatctttaaaaatcttaacttgctatatttttattatttagccCATATTAAACCATTTACtgcatttcatacaaagatgggctagataaaggacagaaatggtctggacctaacagaagcagaaaatattaaaaagaggtggtaagaatacacagaagaagcgtacaaaaaagatcttcacgagccagataatcatgatgatgtgatcactcacctagagccagacatcctggaatgtgaagtcaagtgggccttagatagcattactatgaataaagctagtgaaagtgatggaattccagttgagctgtttcaaatcctgaaagatgatgctgtgaaagtgctgcaatcaatatgccagcaaatttggaaaactcagcagtggccacaggactggaaaaggtcagttttcattccaatcccaaagaaagacaatgccaaagaatgctcaaactatcacataattgcactcatctcacacactagtaaagtaatgctcaaaattctccaagacaggcttcagcaata
Coding sequences within:
- the LOC139032980 gene encoding myosin light polypeptide 6, whose product is MCDFTEDQTAEFKEAFQLFDRTGDGKILYSQCGDVMRALGQNPTNAEVLKVLGNPKSDEMNVKVLDFEHFLPMLQTVAKNKDQGTYEDYVEGLRVFDKEGNGTVMGAEIRHVLVTLGEKMTEEEVEMLVAGHEDSNGCINYEELVRMVLNG